Below is a genomic region from Desulfobacter sp..
GGTTTTTCATCCCCTGTCAGATCCAGGACATCGGATCGTTTTTCAAAGGTATTGTGGACACGGCCAGAAGTGGAGGCGCAGAGAATGGCATCAGGGCAGGTTTGCCTGATCTCTTTTATGATCCTTGCATATTTTTCCTTTTCATAGGTGGGGGCACCTGTTTCATCCCGGACATGAATATGAATGATGGAGGCCCCGGCCCGGATGCAGGCAATGGCATCCTTTACAATCTCATCATGGGTGATGGGCACATGCGGGGTTTGGTCTTTTGTGGGCACCATCCCTGTAATGGCGGCATTGATAATGAGCCTGGAATATTGCCTCATGGGATGGGGAAGGCCTAGATCATAAATGGGTTTCATTTTGCTTCCTTTTTCCGGGTGTCATCCCATTGAACCAGATCGGTTTCAAGGGTGGTCCAATGATCAATATCAGGAGAGCTGAACTCACAGATTTTTTTTAATCTCCCGATCTCTTTGTATCCAAAATGCTTTTTATACCAGGCAATGGTCTGGACAAGATCCGTATTGGTAATCAGGGTCTTTATTCCCTTTTCCAGCATGGCCTCCATCCGACGTTCCTGAAGCTTGTATCCGATGCCGTACTTGCGAAAGGCTGTATCCACAGCCATGAGTTCTGTTTTGGCAGAAGATGCTGACAAAATCTTATACCCGCAGAATCCCACCACCCGTCCTTCCATCCTGGCCACAAAATAATTTTCAAAGGTCAGCCCCTCCATTTCCTCTGAGGGGATATAATGCATGTTGGCCTGTTCTAGTAGCTCAAATATCCTTGGCTTGTCATCTTCGACAGCCTTTTCAATTGTAAATGTGGTCATTTTTATATTCCCGAAGCAGATAGGCAATGGCCAGATTATCAAAAAGGGCAGGGTCATCGCATGTAACTTTTATTAAGATTCGTCCTTACCCGGCTGGAATAGGTGAGGGGGATTCCGTTAAATCTTAAGCGGTCGTCCTGACCGCTTAAGAAGCGGAAATGATCGGACCTATGCCGTCCTGGCGGGCCGCTCATTTACGCCACTCCACCCCCTTCACCCTATCCCAGCCTGGCTCTCCTGGCTTGTTATAGTATATGAGCATCGAACAAAATTTTCCTAGACATCGCTGCACAGATACGATATATATGGCAATAAACACAAGGAGTTGCCAATGAACGAAAAAAAATCTCTTGAAACTTTTTTTGACAATATTCAGGACCCCAGACACCACAATAAGCTTCATAATTTAATTGATGTCGTCATCATCGCAATTTGTGCGGTAGTTGCTGGCGCAGACACTTATGAGCAAATTGAAAACTTTGGCAAAAAGAGAAAAAGGTGGTTGTCAAAATTTCTAAGCCTTCCCCATGGGATACCCTCCCATGACACCTTTGGCAGAATTTTTGAAAGGATGAACCCGAATGAATTTCAGAGCAGTTTTATGCACTGGGTTCAGTCGGTTGCAAAGATGACCAAAGGTCAAGTCATTGCAATCGACGGCAAAACTCTAAGGCGTTCACACGATACCTCCAATGATAAGAAAGCCATTCATATGATCAGTGCGTGGGCTTCGTCTAATAAAGTGGTTTTAGGGCAATTAAAAACCGAAGAAAAATCAAATGAAATTACGGCCATTCCAAATCTTTTAAAACTTTTAGATATCTCGGGCTGCATTATAACCATTGATGCCATGGGCACTCAAAAGAAAATCGCTGAAACCATAATAAACAAAGGGTGTGACTATGTCCTTGCCCTGAAAGAAAATCATAAAACCTTGCATGATGAAGCGGTACTTTTTTTCAATAAAATGGAAGAAATGAAAAATCAGGGGTACCAGTTTAATGAACAGACCAGTGTTGACGGAGGGCACGGTCGAGTCGAAACGCGCAGGGCTGTGATAACCTCTGATATTGATTGGTTTGAAGATAAAAAAAGTTGGAAAGGTTTGAAAAGTATTGGAATGATTGAATCCACCCGGGAAATGGACGGCCAGATCAGTCATGAAAAGCGATATTATATATCGAGCCTGGATAGCGACCCCAATATTTTTGGTAATGCTGTCAGGAGGCATTGGGGAATTGAAAATTCAGTGCATTGGGTATTGGATATTGCGTTCCGTGAAGACGAAAGCAGAGTCAGAAAGGGGAACTCTCCTGAGAATTTTGCAGCGATTCGGCACATTGCATTAAATTTATTACGGAACAATAAGACATTTAAAGGGAGTGTAAAAACCAAAAGGTTGAATGCTGCTATGGATATCAAATATCTGGAGGAAGTTATGTTTGGATGATACTTGAACCAATCAAAACTATAGGCACTTTACAATATTTACAGAGGGCGTTCAAAATTCTGTGTCAGTTGAATGAAAGCTGATATACTCAGCTAAATAAGGAGAACTGACATGACCGAAGAAAACACCGAATTTGATTTTCAAAAAGCCCTTAAAGGCATCCAGGAAGGTAAACCCTTCACAGGTAAGGGCGGCGTCCTTACATCATTAATCAAAAATCTTGCTGAAGCTGCTCTTGAAGGAGAGTTGGAGTCCCATCTCGGGCAGGAAGTTTCTGCCAACCGCCGTAATGGAAAAAGCAAAAAGACCATTAAATCCCTGGATAGTAAATTTGAACTAAAAACCCCGCGTGACAGGGCCGGAACCTTCTCTCCACAGATCGTCAAAAAACATCAGACAACGCTCAGCGATGAAATTGAAAGAAAGATAATAGCCCTTTACGGCCTGGGCATGAGTTATAATGATATGGCTTCCCATTTACAGGAAATCTATGGACTTGAGATTTCAAATGCCACTCTGAGCACCATTACCGATAAAATCATCCATACCGTCAAAGAATGGCAGGCCAGGCCGTTGGAAAATGTGTACCCAATCGTATGGCTTGATGCCATACATTATAAAGTACGAGAAAACGGAAAGGTCGGCAGCAAAGCCGTTTACACAATTCTTGGGGTGAATATCGAGGGCCGCAAAGAGGTTCTTGGGCTGTACATATCCGAGAATGAGGGTGCGAACTTCTGGCTGCAGGTGTTAACAGACCTTTCAAACCGAGGGGTAAAAGATATCCTGATTGCCTGTGTTGATGGTCTAAAAGGTTTTCCCGAGGCCATTGAGACCATATTCCCGGACACAGAAGTTCAACTCTGCGTAGTCCACCAGATCCGAAATTCATTGAAATACGTTGGTTCCAAAAATAAAAAGGAATTTATGGCAGATCTAAAACGTGTTTATAAAGCGGTCAATAAGGATCTGGCCGAAGAAGAACTGGATATCTTGGAAAATAAATGGAATGACAAATACCCGATTGTGATAAAATCCTGGCGGAACAACTGGGAACGCCTCAGTCATTTCTTTAAATATCCAGAAGAGATTCGACGGATAATATACACCACAAATACCATTGAGGCTGTGCATCGACAGTTTCGAAAACTGACCAAAACAAAGGGATCATTCCCGAACCAGGACAGCCTGTTAAAGCTGCTTTACATGGGGATCCAGAACGCCAGTAAAAAATGGACAATGCCGATTCAAAATTGGTCACTGACAATTTCCCAGTTGGCAATTTTCTTTGAAGGCCGGCTGGATAAAGAGCTGGGAATTTAATAGGGATTTATTTACAGATGGAAAAGATGGTTCCAGGAACTCCACTCCAGCAAAAGTCAACTCCTCCGACGTGGCTGATTGAAGGCCCATTCTCGGACCTGACTTTTACTTCCGCTGG
It encodes:
- a CDS encoding GNAT family N-acetyltransferase; this translates as MTTFTIEKAVEDDKPRIFELLEQANMHYIPSEEMEGLTFENYFVARMEGRVVGFCGYKILSASSAKTELMAVDTAFRKYGIGYKLQERRMEAMLEKGIKTLITNTDLVQTIAWYKKHFGYKEIGRLKKICEFSSPDIDHWTTLETDLVQWDDTRKKEAK
- a CDS encoding ISAs1 family transposase is translated as MNEKKSLETFFDNIQDPRHHNKLHNLIDVVIIAICAVVAGADTYEQIENFGKKRKRWLSKFLSLPHGIPSHDTFGRIFERMNPNEFQSSFMHWVQSVAKMTKGQVIAIDGKTLRRSHDTSNDKKAIHMISAWASSNKVVLGQLKTEEKSNEITAIPNLLKLLDISGCIITIDAMGTQKKIAETIINKGCDYVLALKENHKTLHDEAVLFFNKMEEMKNQGYQFNEQTSVDGGHGRVETRRAVITSDIDWFEDKKSWKGLKSIGMIESTREMDGQISHEKRYYISSLDSDPNIFGNAVRRHWGIENSVHWVLDIAFREDESRVRKGNSPENFAAIRHIALNLLRNNKTFKGSVKTKRLNAAMDIKYLEEVMFG
- a CDS encoding IS256 family transposase — its product is MTEENTEFDFQKALKGIQEGKPFTGKGGVLTSLIKNLAEAALEGELESHLGQEVSANRRNGKSKKTIKSLDSKFELKTPRDRAGTFSPQIVKKHQTTLSDEIERKIIALYGLGMSYNDMASHLQEIYGLEISNATLSTITDKIIHTVKEWQARPLENVYPIVWLDAIHYKVRENGKVGSKAVYTILGVNIEGRKEVLGLYISENEGANFWLQVLTDLSNRGVKDILIACVDGLKGFPEAIETIFPDTEVQLCVVHQIRNSLKYVGSKNKKEFMADLKRVYKAVNKDLAEEELDILENKWNDKYPIVIKSWRNNWERLSHFFKYPEEIRRIIYTTNTIEAVHRQFRKLTKTKGSFPNQDSLLKLLYMGIQNASKKWTMPIQNWSLTISQLAIFFEGRLDKELGI